TAACCGCCCCTTTCTGCAGGGGTCAATAGGTCAACTTTAGAGGGGAGTTATTCATTATTGCTTTCAGggcatgtgagaaaaaaaaaaagaataaacaaggTTAGTAAATAGAGAATGACCATCAGTTTATTCAAGAAGTGACTTccatgagaaaaagaaaagattcacAACAACAGGTTCAAAAACAAAGATAAGTGCTGACAGTAAAAATCCTTTTTCCTTCCAGGAGTTACATTCAAGCTGATAAATTATTTAACTTCAGATTAGCACCTCAAACACCGTGGACACATTAAGTTTGATTTCATTACCACCACCATcacgttcatcatcatcatcatcgtcatcatcgtcactATTAGTATTCGTGGTTAAATCAAACGCTGCCCTCGCTCCTCCCCTGCGCCTTcgccttttctttttgcagcagGATGCGCTCGGCGAACTCCCTCacggcccccgcccccccggcgcTGTGGCACACGTACTTGGCGGCGTTGATGGCGACCGACGGGGCGTCCTGGGGCACGGCGCTCAAAGCCGCCAGGTTCAGGCAGCCGACGTCCTGCGTGTCGCAAcctgagagggggagggggggggttagtaaCGACTAAATAAATATTGACCAATGAGCAGATCGCCGTGCGGCCACATTACCCATGTACGCCACGTCCCTCCAGCccagcttcttctcctccaccatcaGCTTCAGTTCCTTCAAGGGCTCCGCCCCCACCTGCACCACCTTGCAGCCCGTCATCTCGGCCAGCTTTTCGGCCAGCGGGGGGGACACCGAGTCCACCGCGGAGGTCAGCAGCACCACCTGGTGGAGCCGAGGCAGGAGGCATTAGATGCAGCAGGCGGCGGCGGACTCACTGGTGCCCGGCGACAGGCCCGACCTCGGTGTTCTCGCGCTGCAGCATGCGGAGGCCCGCGGTGTCCCTGGTGTTGACGGACACCAGCTGCTCCCCGGACTTGGACAGGTAGATCCTTCCCTCCGTCAGACACCCGGAGACGTTGAGGAACATCAGGCGCACCACCTCCGGGTTGGCCTCGCCGAAGTAGCCGTACcttgagaggagaggagaggagaggagagacaggttggacgtgggggggggggggggggggggtcaaatgagCCACAGCGCGGCGTGCTTCTCACCGGAGGACCCTCTGCTCGGCCACGGGCCAGTCGATGTCCACGTCGATGTCCACGCTGTACTCGGCCTTCATCTCGTAGTACGCCACCCTCCCGCCCTGGAGACACAGCGGCGACGCGACAAAGGCGGTGAGGAGATcaaaaggagagggaggaggaggaggaggaggaggaggaggaggaagaggaggagggaagtcTTTGCCTTTGGTTGGCCTCGCGCagctaacgatgctaacagCTACGTGAGCTAACCGGGTGAGCGCCCGTGTACCTGCAGGAGCCCCTCGTTCATGATGCCGTGCGTGGTGGTGATGTAGAAGGAGCCGCTCTCACACAGCTCCCCGGCCCAGTCCTGGCGGCGGGGGCGGTTGAGCGGGTCCAGGTTAAGCGGCCTGGTGACCTTCGGGGCTACAAAGGGGAGGCAGCGGCGGGAACGTTCAGAGTTTCACCTGtgaaccccgcccccccccccccgcccccaaatcCCAGATGTGCGCGCTGCTAAAAAACAGAAGCTCACATCCTTTGTTGACCTCCTGCCAGCGGAAGTGGTGCCTCCGGACCACGGAGAAGACCGAATCGAAGCCCTGCTCCGTGATCATCTCCAGGGCCTCCGTCAGGTGGAACGGGTGGAGGCACGGCGACGTGGCCTGGATGTTGCACACAACATCGATCTCTGCGAGGACAAAAAGACGACGACAAGGGCGACAGATTCTTACATTCACATTTGAGAGTGAACAAACGGGAAAGGTGTgcgccagaggaggagggggggggggggggggggggcgtcgccgGCTGAGCAAACGCGGCGTGGCAGTCGGGCCCCGGTTGTGCGCGCACGCATCCTGGCGAAGGAGGACACACACCTGGTTGCAGCCTGCAGAACTCCTGGATGGTCTCCAGGGACGTGGAGGAGTCCTTGGAGACTTCGGGGCTCCTGCGGTGCACCTGGGCCCCCCAGGCCCTCGCCACCTTCTCGATCTCGTCGTGGTCGGTCGAAACCCaaacactgggggggggggggattcaaatGTGTGGCATCAACAATATCACCAGTATACAAAGTCACAATGTGCAGTGTTGCACTTTCTTaaacccatatatatatatatatatatatatatatatatatatatatgtatatatatatatgtatatatatatatatgtatatgtatatatatatatatatgtatatatatatatatatatatatatatatatatatataaaaagcacTTTATTGTTGCTGTGTTACGATGTTCACATCTTAAATCTGTTTATATTTTGTCTTTAGGGTTGAATTTATCTTTTCATATTGATGCATATTTACATAAAGATGtgttcaaatgtcaaatgtcatgCACGCAGCGAGATCAGCACAACACGTATGGATCCGCGTGTGTGGTGAGGATAACGTCATCTTAATGAGGACGTGGATCGAATAGATACGTGACGTGTCCGAGTGAGTCAGGTGCAAaggtggcgtgtgtgtgtgtgtgggtgggtgtgtgcgcgcgcgcgcgcggcaGGTAACGCCGCATTTCGCTCCCTCGCCGCATCCTTCCTACCTCGTGAACTTCTTGGAGTCCACCGCGGCCCTCAGCACCCATCCGAGCAGCGGCACCCCCGCTAGCATTTTGACGTTTTTCAGGGGGATCCCTTTGCTCCCCCCGCGCGCCAGGATCAACGCGGCCACGTGACGGTGACCGTTCCCGCCAGCTCCGGGGGGCTTCGTTTTGGACGGAGTGCCGCCCCGCGGGCCGTTCCCCCCGGTTCTTTTCTTGGGAGCCATGGGCGACGTGACGTGGAGCAACAAGACGCCCGGGCAGAGGTCCTCTCAGTCGGCGAGGGAGGCGGTGGACACTCGGCGGGGCGCCTCCGTCGGACTGGTGGAGTAACAGCTGTCGGCTTCATATAAAACAAGTCGAGTCGGGCGCAGCACTTCCGGTGTCCGGTTTTTCGAGTTGACGCCGTTAAATGCCAACCGTCAGTCGCCACAACCGGAAGACGACACGTAGCTGTTTGCGTGGACGGAACATGTTTATCGCAGAATTGTACAATGTAAGAAAAACACGGAATCATATCGTTTGGGATGTTTGAAATAAACATAGTTATTCTACGTAACTTGAATGTAATCAAACATCCGCATTGAAATTATCTTTATTGCTAAGAGGAAAAACACGAAACATTCAGGCATTCGGGAGGAC
This sequence is a window from Pungitius pungitius chromosome 1, fPunPun2.1, whole genome shotgun sequence. Protein-coding genes within it:
- the cmasa gene encoding N-acylneuraminate cytidylyltransferase A yields the protein MAPKKRTGGNGPRGGTPSKTKPPGAGGNGHRHVAALILARGGSKGIPLKNVKMLAGVPLLGWVLRAAVDSKKFTSVWVSTDHDEIEKVARAWGAQVHRRSPEVSKDSSTSLETIQEFCRLQPEIDVVCNIQATSPCLHPFHLTEALEMITEQGFDSVFSVVRRHHFRWQEVNKGSPKVTRPLNLDPLNRPRRQDWAGELCESGSFYITTTHGIMNEGLLQGGRVAYYEMKAEYSVDIDVDIDWPVAEQRVLRYGYFGEANPEVVRLMFLNVSGCLTEGRIYLSKSGEQLVSVNTRDTAGLRMLQRENTEVVLLTSAVDSVSPPLAEKLAEMTGCKVVQVGAEPLKELKLMVEEKKLGWRDVAYMGCDTQDVGCLNLAALSAVPQDAPSVAINAAKYVCHSAGGAGAVREFAERILLQKEKAKAQGRSEGSV